DNA sequence from the Bacillus pumilus genome:
GACGTAGGAGATATGGTGATCTTATTCTCCGATGGTGTTACAGAATCTAAGTCGGAGGACGGCTTTTTAGAGCGGGAGGATATCAAAGCGCTTATAGCAGAGCACCTACCCTACTCAGCTCAGGAAATGGTCGATGCCATCTATGCCAGCTTACTCAAGCTACAAGATTTTCAGCTTCACGATGACTTCACTTTACTTGTGCTCAAAAGAAAGGTTTAGAAAGTGAAGATGCGGGTATATAAAATTCTAGGAAACAAGAATTTCGAGGTGAATGCATAATGAATATGACAGTGAAAGAGCATCAAATAGATCAAAAAACGAAAATTAGTGTCAGCGGAGAAATTGATGTGTACTCTGCTCCTCAGCTAAGAGAAACACTCATGCCTAAAGCCGAGGCGGGAGAGCATCTTGAGATCTGTTTGAAGGATGTTACGTATATGGATAGTACAGGATTAGGTGTATTTGTTGGGCTGTTTAAAGCGGCTCAAAAAGCAGGTGGAACACTAAAGCTTGAGAACTTGTCAGATCGGCTTGTAAGGTTGTTTGAAATTACTGGACTAAAGGACATCATTGACATTTCTGCAAAGACAGAGGGTGGGGTACAATGAACGAATCAGTAGATCTAATCGAGATGAAAATCCCAGCGAAACCAGAATACGTAGGCATCATCCGCCTGACTCTTTCAGGCGTAGCAAGTCGAATGGGTTATGCCTATGAAGAGATTGAGGACTTAAAAATTGCGGTCAGTGAGGCCTGTACAAATGCAGTTCAGCATGCCTACAAAGGTGAAAATGGCGAAGATGGAGAGGTAGCTGTTCGCTTTCTTGTCTACGAGGATCGTCTAGAAATCATTGTCGCGGACAAAGGCGGTAGCTTTGACTTTAAGCAAAAGCAGGAAGACCTAGGGCCGTATACATCTGCTCATACGGTGGATCAATTGGCAGAAGGAGGTCTTGGTTTATACTTAATGCAAACATTGATGGATGAAGTCGAGGTGCAAGCAAACTCCGGAGTTACCGTTGCGATGACAAAGTTTTTAAACAGGGAGCGAGTTGACCATGACACAACCATCCAAAACTATGAAACTAACTAAAGATGAAGTGGATCGCCTTATCCAAAGCTATCAATCCAACCAAGATGAGCAGGCGCAGCTCACGCTGGTCGAATGCTATACAAACTTGGTTGATATGCTGGCAAAAAAATATTCAAAAGGAAAAAGCTTTCATGAGGACCTCAGACAAGTTGGAATGATTGGTTTACTTGGCGCCATTAAGCGATACGATCCGCTAGTCGGTAAATCATTTGAAGCCTTTGCTATTCCAACCATCATCGGGGAAATCAAACGCTTTTTACGAGATAAAACATGGAGTGTCCATGTACCAAGGCGAATCAAAGAGCTTGGACCAAGAATCAAGATGGCTGTTGATCATCTAACAACAGAGACGCAAAAATCACCGCAAGTCCAAGAAATTGCAGAATACCTAGATGTTACAGAGGAAGAAGTACTGGAAACCATGGAGATGGGCAAAAGCTATCAAGCACTGTCTGTTGACCAAGGCGTAGAGGCTGATTCTGAAGGAAGCACAGTCACCATTTTAGACGTTGTTGGCTCACAGGAAGAGGGCTACGAACGTGTAAACCAAAAAATG
Encoded proteins:
- the sigB gene encoding RNA polymerase sigma factor SigB, with the protein product MTQPSKTMKLTKDEVDRLIQSYQSNQDEQAQLTLVECYTNLVDMLAKKYSKGKSFHEDLRQVGMIGLLGAIKRYDPLVGKSFEAFAIPTIIGEIKRFLRDKTWSVHVPRRIKELGPRIKMAVDHLTTETQKSPQVQEIAEYLDVTEEEVLETMEMGKSYQALSVDQGVEADSEGSTVTILDVVGSQEEGYERVNQKMMLESVLHVLTDREKEIINLTYLQNKSQKETGDLLGISQMHVSRLQRKAVKKLRDALSEDASMELG
- a CDS encoding anti-sigma factor antagonist is translated as MNMTVKEHQIDQKTKISVSGEIDVYSAPQLRETLMPKAEAGEHLEICLKDVTYMDSTGLGVFVGLFKAAQKAGGTLKLENLSDRLVRLFEITGLKDIIDISAKTEGGVQ
- the rsbW gene encoding anti-sigma B factor RsbW, giving the protein MNESVDLIEMKIPAKPEYVGIIRLTLSGVASRMGYAYEEIEDLKIAVSEACTNAVQHAYKGENGEDGEVAVRFLVYEDRLEIIVADKGGSFDFKQKQEDLGPYTSAHTVDQLAEGGLGLYLMQTLMDEVEVQANSGVTVAMTKFLNRERVDHDTTIQNYETN